In the Tribolium castaneum strain GA2 chromosome 1, icTriCast1.1, whole genome shotgun sequence genome, one interval contains:
- the LOC659746 gene encoding phosphatidylinositol 4,5-bisphosphate 5-phosphatase A isoform X2, translating into MENLRLYVGTYNVGTSTPDIKLNSLLGLPDDHKTDKLQLPDIYILSFQEVKAQPQNMLLDALFDDPWTYACKELLDTFNYVKIKSVRLQGLLLNVYCLRKHLLNIREIESDYTRTGLSGMWGNKGAVSVRLSIYGCSLCFVNSHLSAHDNQLKDRVEDYNNIIKDQEFHVEETTEIFFHDYVFWMGDLNFRLLEEYDQTPEEIERDIVKNELKKLFTFDQLRYVMRKGEAFSELEEKDPEFPPTFKFEVGTNRYDFKRRPAWCDRILYRVNPHNYENVTLKVDQLSYKHHPSYQLSDHKPVTAEFNIKVFSDYSERIVEFDKIVSWNQDEENKARYKITKDIPATKDDWIGLFKDNFSSLDDYVSYEYVSKCASPTPEKKSPMKGGSSKNEQKYEITFSELPNRCRGNYCLVYFSQSEDKVISVLGISNSFPIVKHDSD; encoded by the exons ATGGAAAATTTGCG atTATATGTGGGCACCTACAATGTGGGTACAAGCACCCCCGATATAAAGCTAAACTCGTTATTAGGGTTGCCTGATGACCACAAGACAGATAAATTGCAGCTACCAGATATTTACATTTTGAGTTTTCAAGAAGTGAAAGCGCAGCCTCAAAACATGCTTCTTGATGCGCTATTTGACGACCCCTGGACTTACGCGTGCAAAGAACTTCTTGACACCTTCAACTATGTTAAAATCAAGTCAGTTAGGCTTCAGGGTTTGTTGCTCAATGTTTATTGTCTCAGGAAACACCTACTCAATATTAGGGAAATTGAGTCTGACTACACCAGGACAGGGCTGTCAGGAATGTGG GGTAATAAAGGTGCAGTTAGTGTTAGACTCAGTATTTATGGCTGCTCATTATGTTTTGTGAACTCTCACCTCAGCGCCCACGATAATCAACTCAAGGATCGCGTTGAGGATTATAacaatattattaaagatCAAGAGTTTCACGTTGAAGAAACTACCGAGATATTTTTCCATGATTATGTATTTTGGATGGGTGATCTCAATTTTAGGCTGCTAGAAGAGTACGATCAGACTCCTGAAGAGATTGAAAGGGATATTGTGAAGAATGAGCTGAAGAAGCTTTTTACTTTTGATCAGTTGAGATACGTAATGAGAAAAGGGGAAGCTTTTAGTGAACTTGAAGAAAAGGACCCGGAATTTCCaccaactttcaaatttgAAGTTGGCACCAATAGATACGACTTCAA GCGTCGACCCGCATGGTGCGACCGAatactatacagggtgaacCCACACAACTACGAAAACGTTACCCTCAAAGTGGACCAATTATCCTACAAACATCATCCTTCATACCAACTCAGCGACCACAAACCGGTCACAGCCGAATTCAACATTAAG GTCTTTTCAGATTATTCTGAACGGATTGTTGAGTTCGATAAAATTGTTAGTTGGAATCAAGATGAGGAGAAcaaagcgagatataagatcaCCAAGGACATTCCGGCTACTAAAGACGACTGGATTGGATTATTTAAA GATAACTTCAGTAGTTTGGACGATTACGTGAGCTATGAGTATGTGAGTAAATGCGCATCGCCGACTCCTGAGAAGAAGAGTCCAATGAAAGGAGGTTCGTCTAAGAACGAACAAAAATACGAGATTACATTTTCGGAATTGCCGAATCGATGTCGAGGGAATTATTGCTTGGTTTATTTCAGCCAGTCTGAGGATAAAGTCATTAGTGTGTTGGGGATTAGCAATAGCTTCCCTATCGTGAAGCATGATAGCGACTAG
- the LOC659746 gene encoding phosphatidylinositol 4,5-bisphosphate 5-phosphatase A isoform X1 has product MENLRLYVGTYNVGTSTPDIKLNSLLGLPDDHKTDKLQLPDIYILSFQEVKAQPQNMLLDALFDDPWTYACKELLDTFNYVKIKSVRLQGLLLNVYCLRKHLLNIREIESDYTRTGLSGMWGNKGAVSVRLSIYGCSLCFVNSHLSAHDNQLKDRVEDYNNIIKDQEFHVEETTEIFFHDYVFWMGDLNFRLLEEYDQTPEEIERDIVKNELKKLFTFDQLRYVMRKGEAFSELEEKDPEFPPTFKFEVGTNRYDFKRRPAWCDRILYRVNPHNYENVTLKVDQLSYKHHPSYQLSDHKPVTAEFNIKIPAKHLKLSTGVSVDQVFSDYSERIVEFDKIVSWNQDEENKARYKITKDIPATKDDWIGLFKDNFSSLDDYVSYEYVSKCASPTPEKKSPMKGGSSKNEQKYEITFSELPNRCRGNYCLVYFSQSEDKVISVLGISNSFPIVKHDSD; this is encoded by the exons ATGGAAAATTTGCG atTATATGTGGGCACCTACAATGTGGGTACAAGCACCCCCGATATAAAGCTAAACTCGTTATTAGGGTTGCCTGATGACCACAAGACAGATAAATTGCAGCTACCAGATATTTACATTTTGAGTTTTCAAGAAGTGAAAGCGCAGCCTCAAAACATGCTTCTTGATGCGCTATTTGACGACCCCTGGACTTACGCGTGCAAAGAACTTCTTGACACCTTCAACTATGTTAAAATCAAGTCAGTTAGGCTTCAGGGTTTGTTGCTCAATGTTTATTGTCTCAGGAAACACCTACTCAATATTAGGGAAATTGAGTCTGACTACACCAGGACAGGGCTGTCAGGAATGTGG GGTAATAAAGGTGCAGTTAGTGTTAGACTCAGTATTTATGGCTGCTCATTATGTTTTGTGAACTCTCACCTCAGCGCCCACGATAATCAACTCAAGGATCGCGTTGAGGATTATAacaatattattaaagatCAAGAGTTTCACGTTGAAGAAACTACCGAGATATTTTTCCATGATTATGTATTTTGGATGGGTGATCTCAATTTTAGGCTGCTAGAAGAGTACGATCAGACTCCTGAAGAGATTGAAAGGGATATTGTGAAGAATGAGCTGAAGAAGCTTTTTACTTTTGATCAGTTGAGATACGTAATGAGAAAAGGGGAAGCTTTTAGTGAACTTGAAGAAAAGGACCCGGAATTTCCaccaactttcaaatttgAAGTTGGCACCAATAGATACGACTTCAA GCGTCGACCCGCATGGTGCGACCGAatactatacagggtgaacCCACACAACTACGAAAACGTTACCCTCAAAGTGGACCAATTATCCTACAAACATCATCCTTCATACCAACTCAGCGACCACAAACCGGTCACAGCCGAATTCAACATTAAG ATCCCAGCTAAACATTTGAAGCTTTCAACCGGTGTCTCCGTTGACCAGGTCTTTTCAGATTATTCTGAACGGATTGTTGAGTTCGATAAAATTGTTAGTTGGAATCAAGATGAGGAGAAcaaagcgagatataagatcaCCAAGGACATTCCGGCTACTAAAGACGACTGGATTGGATTATTTAAA GATAACTTCAGTAGTTTGGACGATTACGTGAGCTATGAGTATGTGAGTAAATGCGCATCGCCGACTCCTGAGAAGAAGAGTCCAATGAAAGGAGGTTCGTCTAAGAACGAACAAAAATACGAGATTACATTTTCGGAATTGCCGAATCGATGTCGAGGGAATTATTGCTTGGTTTATTTCAGCCAGTCTGAGGATAAAGTCATTAGTGTGTTGGGGATTAGCAATAGCTTCCCTATCGTGAAGCATGATAGCGACTAG